A single genomic interval of Prunus dulcis chromosome 5, ALMONDv2, whole genome shotgun sequence harbors:
- the LOC117628196 gene encoding probable boron transporter 2, translating to MEETFVPFRGIKNDLKGRLLCYKQDWTGGLRAGIRILAPTTYIFFASAIPVISFGEQLERNTNGALTAVQTLASTSLCGVIHSIFGGQPLLILGVAEPTVLMYTFMFNFAKDRKDLGQELFLAWTGWVCVWTALLLFLLAVLGACSIINRFTRIAGELFGLLIAMLFMQQAIRGLVEEFSVPKRENPNKIALQPAWRFGNGMFALVLSFGLLLTALRSRKARSWRYGAGWLRGFIADYGVPFMVVVWTAVSYIPVNDVPRGIPRRLFSPNPWSPGAYSNWTVVKEMMNVPPLYIVGAFIPATMIAVLYYFDHSVASQLAQQKEFNLNKPASYHYDLLLLGFLVILCGLLGIPPSNGVIPQSPMHTKSLATLKHQLLRNKLALTARNSIRKNSSLSQLYQSMQEAYNQMQTPLVYQRPPALGLKELKESTVQLASSAGYIDAPVDETVFDVDKDIDDLLPIEVKEQRLSNLLQALMVGGCVAAMPVLKKIPTSVLWGYFAFMAIESLPGNQFWERILFLFTAPSRRYKVLEKYHGTFLETVPFKTIATFTLFQTAYLLMCFGLTWIPIAGVLFPLLIMLLVPVRQYLLPKFFKRAHLQDLDAAEYEEAPTIAFNMSFEDQDLQSRITNIDGGEILDEIITRSRGEIRHSPKASSLTPTSLEGIKPAHSPRTSQRVYSPHLSELRGERSPRQGLERTQTSSPGSSILGQTTPGSSS from the exons ATGGAAGAAACATTTGTTCCCTTTCGGGGGATAAAGAATGACCTCAAAGGGAGACTTCTGTGCTACAAACAGGATTGGACTGGTGGCTTAAGAGCGGGTATCAG GATCTTGGCCCCAACAACATACATATTCTTTGCTTCAGCAATTCCAGTTATCTCTTTTGGAGAGCAGCTGGAACGAAATACAA ATGGAGCCTTGACTGCAGTACAGACTCTTGCATCAACATCACTTTGTGGTGTTATCCACTCGATTTTTGGAGGACAGCCCTTGCTCATACTAGGGGTGGCTGAGCCAACAGTATTGATGTATACATTTATGTTCAACTTTGCTAAGGACCGGAAGGATTTGGGGCAGGAACTCTTTTTAGCCTGGACTGGATG GGTATGTGTGTGGACAGCCCTTCTGCTCTTCTTGCTTGCCGTTCTGGGTGCATGCTCCATTATCAATAGGTTTACGCGTATTGCTGGTGAATTATTTGGTCTGCTAATTGCAATGCTTTTTATGCAGCAGGCCATAAGG GGACTTGTGGAGGAATTTAGCGTACCTAAGAGAGAAAATCCTAATAAGATTGCACTCCAACCTGCTTGGCGGTTCGGCAATGGAATGTTTGCATTAGTTCTGTCATTTGGCCTTCTTTTAACTGCATTGAGAAGCCGTAAAGCTAGATCCTGGCGTTATGGAGCAG GTTGGCTACGGGGATTTATTGCGGATTATGGAGTCCCATTTATGGTTGTTGTTTGGACTGCTGTATCTTACATACCAGTTAATGATGTTCCAAGAGGAATCCCAAGACGACTTTTCAGTCCAAACCCATGGTCTCCTGGTGCATACTCAAATTGGACAGTTGTCAAG GAGATGATGAATGTACCTCCATTATATATAGTTGGAGCATTTATACCAGCAACTATGATTGCTGTGCTCTACTACTTTGATCATAGTGTTGCATCCCAACTTGCCCAACAGAAGGAATTTAATCTAAATAAACCAGCTTCATATCACTATGACCTTCTCCTTCTGGGTTTTCTG GTCATATTATGTGGGCTTCTTGGCATTCCCCCTTCCAATGGAGTAATTCCACAATCTCCAATGCATACAAAAAGCTTAGCTACTCTAAAACATCAG CTTTTGCGGAATAAGCTTGCATTAACAGCACGAAATAGTATACGCAAAAATTCAAGTTTGAGTCAATTATACCAGAGCATGCAAGAAGCATACAATCAAATGCAGACTCCACTGGTCTACCAACGTCCACCTGCTTTG GGACTAAAAGAGCTGAAAGAATCCACAGTCCAATTGGCCTCAAGTGCTGGCTACATTGATGCCCCCGTTGATGAGACTGTTTTTGATGTGGATAAGGATATTGATGATCTTTTGCCTATTGAAGTGAAAGAGCAACGCCTCAGCAATCTGCTTCAAGCATTGATGGTCGGTGGTTGTGTAGCTGCTATGCCTGTTTTGAAGAAAATCCCAACCTCTGTTCTTTGGGGATATTTTGCTTTCATGGCGATTGAAAGCTTGCCTGGAAATCAATTTTGGGAGAGGATATTGTTTCTTTTCACTGCTCCAAGTCGAAGATACAA GGTGCTGGAGAAGTATCATGGAACCTTTCTTGAGACTGTGCCTTTCAAAACAATTGCCACCTTCACCTTGTTCCAGACGGCTTACTTGCTCATGTGTTTTGGCTTAACATGGATCCCAATTGCTGGGGTGCTTTTCCCATTGTTGATCATGCTTCTGGTCCCAGTGCGGCAGTATTTGCTCCCTAAGTTTTTCAAAAGAGCTCACCTTCAAGACCTGGATGCTGCAGAGTATGAGGAAGCCCCTACCATTGCTTTCAACATGTCCTTTGAA GATCAGGATCTTCAGTCAAGAATCACAAACATTGATGGTGGGGAGATTCTTGATGAAATTATCACAAGAAGCCGTGGTGAGATCCGCCATAGCCCAAAAGCATCAAGTTTGACCCCTACTTCACTAGAAGGTATAAAACCTGCTCATAGCCCGCGGACGTCACAGAGAGTATACAGCCCCCATTTAAGTGAACTGAGAGGGGAAAGAAGCCCCCGACAGGGACTTGAAAGAACAC